One Desulfuromonas acetoxidans DSM 684 genomic region harbors:
- a CDS encoding ExbD/TolR family protein yields the protein MINVRQSLRRNNNRTADINISPLIDLVFLLLIFFMVTTSFVKETGIEVERPEAGSAAMAENSTILVAVTKDGEVFFDRQRVDVRTVRSHIAQALVENPGSEVIVVADKFSHTGVIVQVMDQCRLAGAKQVHLAADNGHE from the coding sequence ATGATTAATGTCAGACAAAGTTTACGACGTAATAACAACCGCACCGCGGACATCAATATTTCACCACTCATCGACCTGGTGTTTCTGCTGTTGATCTTTTTCATGGTCACCACCAGTTTCGTCAAGGAAACCGGTATCGAGGTGGAACGCCCGGAAGCGGGCAGCGCGGCCATGGCCGAGAACAGCACCATTCTCGTTGCCGTAACCAAAGACGGCGAGGTGTTTTTCGACCGCCAGCGCGTCGACGTACGCACGGTGCGCAGCCATATCGCCCAGGCGCTGGTGGAAAATCCCGGCAGTGAAGTGATTGTCGTCGCTGATAAGTTCAGCCATACCGGCGTCATTGTTCAGGTAATGGACCAATGCCGTCTGGCCGGGGCCAAGCAGGTCCATCTGGCCGCCGACAACGGCCACGAGTAG
- a CDS encoding DUF3793 family protein — MKVKVKIDKGTPLCSSSTPCCKESIQQTARQWLPAVRTSWKEVSEQFPSHQECLAAFLVLAAAEVLEEVKPANLVRVSHKPYACGRNIADLWQKHGQRLMADSPLRAFNLSSELGSYLLLIYHPGLLHKRLSSRTSRTFLTRLGYRQPHLIEAVLEQLAQRFAVNNELPHEIGWFLGYPLKDVEGFMGRKPLKVSGQRLWKIYGHPHRSNALADLYHKHHHRVVRQLRQQQRNSVDLLQNRASLAA; from the coding sequence ATGAAAGTAAAAGTCAAAATCGATAAAGGTACCCCCTTGTGTTCTTCATCAACACCCTGCTGTAAAGAGAGTATTCAGCAAACAGCCAGACAGTGGTTACCCGCTGTGCGTACCAGTTGGAAGGAAGTTTCAGAACAATTTCCGTCACACCAGGAGTGTCTGGCGGCGTTTCTGGTTCTTGCTGCAGCCGAGGTCCTTGAAGAAGTCAAGCCGGCCAACCTGGTGCGCGTCAGTCATAAACCTTATGCCTGTGGGCGTAATATCGCGGATCTGTGGCAGAAGCATGGTCAACGACTCATGGCGGATTCCCCGTTGCGGGCATTTAACCTGTCCTCGGAGCTGGGGAGCTACCTGTTGCTGATCTATCATCCCGGCCTTTTGCATAAACGGCTCAGTAGCCGAACTTCCCGCACGTTCCTGACCCGTCTTGGTTACCGTCAACCTCACTTGATTGAAGCAGTGCTAGAACAGCTGGCTCAACGTTTTGCTGTCAATAACGAGCTGCCGCACGAAATCGGCTGGTTTTTGGGCTACCCGCTCAAGGATGTGGAAGGCTTTATGGGGCGCAAACCACTCAAAGTCAGCGGTCAGCGGTTGTGGAAGATTTACGGACATCCCCATCGCAGCAATGCTTTGGCTGATCTTTACCACAAGCATCATCACAGGGTTGTCCGTCAATTGCGTCAGCAGCAGCGAAACAGCGTTGATTTGTTGCAGAACCGTGCTTCGCTGGCGGCGTGA
- a CDS encoding energy transducer TonB has translation MMQKTPRSVFIIGFVLAALINLVLFALIPHSSTPETPQPSPLRSQPVRFTPPSPQMEQPQPEEMTMPPEPAPAVPQPTLTAPTLHQPNPTLTLQAPQPVLKQVTPQPQVQHRPSVFSSEALDVLPQLSYQTAPRYPLQARKRGVSGYVKLQFDVLANGEVRRLRILESQPPGVFDNAVLNAARTWSYQPGEVLGDKVRVRLVRTIVFNLEDQP, from the coding sequence ATGATGCAGAAGACACCCCGCTCTGTGTTTATCATCGGTTTTGTTCTCGCCGCTTTAATCAATCTGGTGTTGTTCGCCCTGATTCCCCATTCGTCGACGCCCGAGACTCCGCAGCCGTCACCGCTACGCAGTCAACCGGTGCGCTTTACGCCGCCGTCGCCGCAGATGGAGCAGCCGCAGCCTGAAGAGATGACCATGCCGCCGGAGCCTGCGCCTGCCGTGCCTCAGCCGACCTTGACCGCACCGACGCTGCACCAGCCCAATCCGACTCTGACCCTGCAGGCTCCTCAACCGGTGCTCAAGCAGGTGACACCGCAACCCCAGGTGCAGCACAGGCCAAGTGTCTTCAGTAGTGAAGCGCTCGACGTGCTGCCGCAGCTCAGTTATCAGACCGCGCCGCGCTATCCGCTCCAGGCACGCAAACGGGGTGTAAGCGGCTATGTCAAGCTGCAGTTCGACGTGCTGGCCAATGGCGAGGTGCGACGGTTGCGCATTCTCGAATCGCAGCCGCCCGGCGTGTTTGACAATGCGGTGCTCAACGCCGCCCGCACCTGGAGCTATCAACCCGGCGAAGTGCTGGGCGACAAAGTGCGTGTGCGTCTGGTGCGAACCATCGTGTTTAATCTGGAGGATCAACCATGA
- a CDS encoding DUF3467 domain-containing protein, producing MTKEDKQAAEQPTEESQTTIRWDGSKMRSTYANVCNVSSSREEVTLLFGTNQNWHAGQKELTVELSDRITLNPYAAKRMAVLLMNTMTEYEKRFGELKLELPEKKDK from the coding sequence ATGACCAAAGAGGATAAGCAAGCTGCCGAGCAGCCCACTGAGGAGTCACAAACCACCATTCGCTGGGATGGTTCAAAAATGCGCAGCACCTATGCCAATGTGTGTAATGTGTCCAGCTCCCGCGAAGAAGTGACGTTGCTGTTTGGTACCAATCAGAACTGGCATGCCGGCCAGAAAGAGCTGACGGTTGAGCTGTCGGATCGGATTACCTTGAATCCTTATGCGGCCAAGCGCATGGCGGTACTGCTCATGAACACCATGACCGAATACGAAAAGCGCTTTGGTGAATTGAAACTGGAACTTCCGGAGAAGAAAGACAAATAA
- a CDS encoding class II SORL domain-containing protein — protein MDSKISRRELLTKTSVVGAGLALGSLSTASAIASDSEGRNTIGASIRRADFKKEKHVPVIELPSRIVAGQPFDLTVSVGKDIPHPNTTEHFINWICVYFKAAGESRVTELAKFEFTAHGESPMGTNKGPAHSDPHVSARMRLKKSGTLIAVSYCNIHGLWESAVTVTTV, from the coding sequence ATGGACAGTAAAATTTCTCGCAGAGAACTTTTGACCAAAACCTCCGTCGTTGGGGCAGGCCTTGCTTTGGGTTCCTTATCAACCGCAAGTGCTATCGCTTCAGATTCAGAGGGTCGCAACACAATTGGCGCCAGTATTCGGCGTGCCGATTTCAAAAAGGAAAAGCACGTTCCTGTCATTGAACTGCCATCCCGGATCGTTGCTGGACAGCCTTTTGATCTGACCGTTTCAGTGGGCAAAGACATTCCCCATCCCAACACCACAGAACATTTTATCAACTGGATCTGTGTTTACTTTAAAGCCGCGGGTGAAAGCCGGGTCACTGAGCTGGCAAAATTCGAATTTACCGCCCATGGCGAATCCCCCATGGGCACCAACAAGGGTCCAGCACATTCCGATCCGCATGTCAGTGCACGCATGCGGCTGAAAAAAAGCGGGACATTAATTGCCGTCAGCTATTGCAACATACATGGCCTTTGGGAATCCGCAGTAACAGTGACTACAGTGTGA
- a CDS encoding tetratricopeptide repeat protein has protein sequence MRRFATTCFALLISALLVVPSTPLLASADCGNRQHSRVNHLLHKSQQLLTTRNIEAAVRLLEQFTTKHPGVTDYRLHARLAELYSQQNQRKKARDAYHHALQDCDEPAWLWQNYGAVCWNLGDYAQAAEAFLNAHQRGADRQCYVDGLVALSYAGQHDKAAHKLFQLLRDHADAPITWLEAYVQISLQSQDKTQALQPLITWEVRFQGNPAYWRCRTYLHLEDRDYPGAISCLRVTKTLTPLSREEQSTLADLLLSADLPEQAAHHYRQLLEAVPDKRQWHKQLILCYRLMHQPQQAQTALQAAQPFVSAIYWHRTQGELSYQLGDYTNAFHHLEELLRRQPDDGAACLLQSYCALQLNRYRTARTCLNKALQFKQYRQEARSLLNWINAIKES, from the coding sequence ATGAGACGTTTTGCCACCACCTGTTTTGCACTGCTGATTTCGGCTCTACTGGTTGTGCCATCCACGCCGCTGCTCGCATCCGCTGATTGCGGCAACAGACAGCATTCGCGCGTCAACCATCTGCTACATAAAAGTCAGCAGTTACTCACCACCCGAAACATTGAGGCCGCTGTGCGTCTGCTGGAACAGTTCACCACTAAACATCCCGGTGTGACCGATTACCGGCTCCATGCCCGATTGGCGGAACTGTATAGCCAACAAAATCAGCGTAAAAAAGCGCGCGATGCTTATCACCATGCGTTACAGGACTGCGATGAGCCTGCCTGGCTGTGGCAAAATTACGGCGCCGTGTGCTGGAATCTCGGCGACTACGCTCAGGCGGCTGAGGCGTTTCTCAATGCCCACCAGCGCGGTGCCGACCGCCAGTGTTATGTTGACGGCCTGGTGGCTCTAAGCTATGCCGGTCAGCATGACAAGGCCGCGCACAAGCTGTTTCAATTGCTACGCGATCACGCTGACGCGCCCATCACCTGGCTGGAGGCTTATGTCCAGATCAGCCTGCAATCCCAGGACAAGACACAGGCCCTACAACCGCTTATCACCTGGGAGGTGCGCTTTCAGGGAAATCCCGCGTATTGGCGCTGTCGTACTTACCTGCACCTTGAAGACCGCGATTACCCAGGTGCCATCTCCTGCCTGCGTGTCACCAAGACGTTGACGCCGTTATCCCGTGAAGAGCAGTCCACCCTGGCCGACCTGCTGCTGTCGGCGGACCTGCCTGAGCAGGCGGCGCACCACTATCGGCAGCTGCTGGAAGCTGTTCCGGACAAGCGCCAGTGGCATAAGCAACTGATCCTTTGCTATCGTCTTATGCACCAGCCTCAACAGGCCCAAACAGCCTTGCAAGCGGCGCAACCTTTTGTTTCTGCAATCTATTGGCACCGCACTCAGGGAGAACTAAGCTACCAATTGGGCGATTATACCAATGCTTTTCATCACCTTGAGGAACTGCTGCGCCGCCAACCGGACGATGGTGCCGCCTGCCTGTTACAAAGCTATTGCGCCCTGCAACTCAATCGCTATCGGACAGCCCGCACCTGTCTGAACAAAGCCCTTCAATTTAAGCAATATCGACAGGAAGCACGCTCCCTTTTGAACTGGATCAACGCCATAAAAGAGTCTTAA